DNA from Desulfovibrio sp. X2:
GATATGATTTCCCGGCCAGGACGATGACCTTGGTCCCGGGACGCACACGGGATCTTAGCTTCTCCCACACACGATCCGCCCATTCCTTGCGTTCGTGTTGCGACTTACCGTTCAGCGTCACGGAATAAGGCGAAATGACCTGCTCCGGATCGAGCAACCCATGCTTGGCCGAAAGGATGTACCAATCATCACAGTGGAGCTCAGCATATTTCCGGCTTTTACAGAAAAGAGGCGAAACGTACAGATCGCGGGCTGAAGTCGGACTAGAACCCTTGGAGCTTGCACATGCGACGAGCCCGATAGTCTCCCCACTGCTGCCGCATCCGGCGGAAGAGACTGCCTTCCTGGTGGGATTTTCCACCGAGGCGGGCTGCTTCGTCAGCTTATCGCCCAATCGATCCATACCATCCCCCTTGTCTTTCCGATTTCATCTGCGACAGTTGCTGGAAAGTTCGCTCCCGCCCCTCGTTTTTTGCGGCATTCAATGCCTCTTTTCTATTTTTTCCCATTTTTCAGCAAAACAAAAGGCCCCGAAACCAAAATTTCGGAGCCTTTCGCTTTCTATGGTACCGGGAGGGGGAATCGAACCCCCAAGGCCTTGCGACCGGCGGATTTTGAGTCCGCTGCGTCTACCAGTTCCGCCATCCCGGCACGGGACGTACTCCCTATGAAATGCGGGGACCGGTGTCAAGGAGGCCGGGGGAAGGCCTCTGCCCCGCGCTCCTCCGGCGGCCCGCCGCCTGGCCGCCTCTTGTGCTTCCCTCTGCGCGGTGCTAGGGCCATTGGCTCCCGGTTTCAGGACGCGGAGAGAGGAAAGGTTCGCCATGCTCGTGCCCATCGGTTCTCTGGTCAATGCCGGCGCCATCCTGGCCGGCGGCTCGGTGGGGCTGGCGCTCGGCGCCCGCCTGCCCGCGCGCGTGCGCGCCATCGTCTTCCAGGGGCTCGGCCTGTGCACCCTGGCGCTCGGCGCCAAGATGGCCCTGGTCTTCAAGGCCCCGCTGGTGGTCTTCTTCTCCATCCTGCTCGGCGGCGTCATCGGCGCGGCCATGAACCTGGAGGACTTCCTCGCCTCGCTCGGCGACCGCCTGAAGGCGCTCATCAAGAGCAAGAACGAGAAGTTCACCGCGGGCCTCATCTCCGCCTTCCTGCTCTACTGCGTGGGCTCCATGACCATCCTCGGCGCCTTCGACGAGGGGCTGCGCGGTGATCCGACCATCTATTACACGAAATCCCTGCTCGACGGCTTCGCCTCCATCGCCCTGGCCTCGACCTACGGCGTGGGCGTGCTCTTCGCCGCCGTGCCCGTGTTCCTCTACCAGTACGGCCTCACCCTCTTCGCCGCCCAGTTCCAGGACCTGCTCTCGCCCGCGATCATGAACGAGCTGACCGCCGTGGGCGGCATCCTGATCATGGGCATCGGCATCAACCTGCTCGAGCTCAAGTACATCAAGCTCGGCGACCTGCTCCCGGCCCTGGTCGTGGTGGTCGTCCTGGGCGCCATGTTCCTCTAGTGTGATGTCCGCAAAATACGCAAAGCCGTATTTTGCGGAAGATCGCTGCGCCGAAAACGTGGTTTTCGGCTTGCTCACGCCGCCGCAGCGCTGCTGTCGGCATCCGTAAGACTCGCGCCAAAGCGCGCTCGCCTAACGGCTGCCGCATCTCTGCTGTCGGCATCCGTAAGACTCGCGCCAAAGCGCGCTCGCCTAACGGCTGCCGCTGGCGGCGGAACCGGGCATTCGCCCGGTTCACGTGTCGCGTACGATTCCTGCGCAGCGTATCGACTTTTTTCATGGACGCGACACTAGGCGCAGGCCTCCCCGGGCCGCCCGTCCCTTCATCCGGCCAAACCGCCGCCCGGCTCCGCCTCGAGGCGGCCCTCCCTGCTCCCGTCCGGACATGCTTTCAGGAACGTCGAAATCACCTGCAAGACGTTGCATTCACGCCGCAAACTTTCTGCAAGGCCTTTTTTCGTGCTTGCCAAGATTGGTCCATTTGGTACAGTGGTTCAACCAATTTCACGATGTGTTTGCTTGCCCACTCAATGATGGAACATCGCATGTCCGAGAGATCACCCTTCCGCGCCGCCGCGGGACCAGACGGCCAGGACGAGCGCGTGGCGCGCCGCCCCGTGGCCGAGCAGATCGTACGGCGCATCGCCGCTCTCTTCGAGAGCGGGGAGCTCGCGCCGGGGGACAAGCTGCCGCCCGAACGCAGGCTGGCCGAGGTCTTCGGCGTTTCGCGCGGCTCGGTGCGCGAGGCCATCAAGTCCCTGGTGGAGGCCGGGCTCCTGGAGAGCCGGGCAGGCAGCGGCACCTACGTGGTCGCGGACCGCCAGGACGAGTTCGCGGCCTCGCTCCTCGACTCGCTCGGCCGCAGCCGCAAGAAGCTCAAGGAAATCCTGCAGGTGCGCCAGATACTGGAACCGCAGATAGCCCGCCTGGCCGCGCAGAACGCAACGCCCGCGGACGTGGTCCAGCTGCGCATGCTCCTGACCTGCCAGCGCCGCGAGATCGCCACCGGCGGCACGGGACGCGACGCTGACAGCGCGTTCCACGCCACCCTGGCGCGCATCACCGGCAATCCGGTGCTCTTCGAGCTGGTGGAGGACATCGCGGACATCCTGGCCGAGAGCCGCAGCGACTTCCTGCAGACCGAGGAGCGGCGCATCGCCTCCCTGGCCGCGCACGAGCGCATCCTCATCGCCGTGGAAAAGGGCGATCCGGAGGCGGCCCAGAAGTGCATGGAGGAGCATCTGCGGCGCATAGAGCAACATTTCATCACGGGCGCCCCCCGGGCACCCAAGACCTGATCCGCGCTCCGGGAAGCGGGCGCACAAAACAGGAGGATCTGCTGACCATGGCCGACTACAAGGAAATCCGCGCCAAGGCGCGGGAACTGATGAAGGGCTTCTGCCGCGTCTGCCCCGTGTGCGACGGCCGCGCCTGCGCCGGCGAGGTGCCGGGCATGGGCGGCCTGGGCACCGGCGAATCGTTCAAGAACAACTTCGAGGCCCTGAAGAAGGTGCGGCTGCTCATGCGTGTGCTGCACGACGCCACCGAGCCCGACACCACGTGCGACGTCCTCGGACTCAAGCTCTCCCTGCCCGTGCTCGCCGCGCCCATCGGCGGCGTCTCCTTCAACATGGGCGGCAAGATCTCCGAGCCCGAATACGTGGACAGCGTGCTCGGCGGCTGCAAGGCCGCGGGCACCATCGGCTGCACGGGCGACGGCGTGCCCCCCTTCATCATCGATGCGGCCATGGACGGCATCGCCAAGGTCGGCGGCCACGGCATCCCCTTCATCAAGCCCTGGGAAGGCGGCGAGTTCGGCGAGAAGATGGACCGCGCCCTGGCCACGGGCTGCCCGGTCGTGGGCGTGGACGTGGACGCCGCGGGCCTCATCACCCTGCGCAAGATGGGCCGCCCGGTCTCGCCCAAGTCCGCCAAGGAGTGGGCATCGGTCATCTCCGCCATCCAGGCCAAGGGCGTGCGCTTCATCTTGAAGGGCATCATGACGCCCGACGAAGCCAAGCTCGCCGCGGACGCGGGCGCCGACGCCATCGTGGTCTCCAACCACGGCGGCCGCGTGCTCGACCACTCCCCGGGCGTGGCCGAGGTGCTGCCCGAGGTGGCCGCCGCCGCGAAGGGCAGGATCGCTGTGCTGGCGGACGGCGGCGTGCGCGACGGCGCGGACGTGCTCAAGTTCCTGGCGCTCGGCGCGGACGCCGTGCTCATCGGCCGTCCCTTCAGCGTCTCCGCGCTCGGCGGCCTTCAGGAGGGCGTCGCCACCTTCATCGAGAAGGTCCGCGCCGAACTCTCCGCGGCCATGGTCCTGACCGGCTGCAAGAGCCTCGCGGACATCGGCCCGCGCGTCATCCGCACGGCCTGCGGCAAGTAAGGGGAACGCGACCTCATGCTGACGACGTTCGTTCTCTACATCATCCTCGGCGCGGTGGCCGGAATCCTGGCCGGGCTGCTCGGCATCGGCGGCGGGCTGGTCATCGTGCCCATGCTCACCTTCTCCTTCACCTGGCAGGGGATTCCGCACGAGCACATCCTGCACCTGGCGCTCGGCACCTCCATGGCCACCATCATCTTCACGTCCATCTCGAGCTTCATGGCCCACAACCGCCGCGGGGCCGTGCTCTGGAACGTGTTCTGGCGCATCACCCCGGGCATCCTGGTGGGCTCCTTCGCGGGCGCCTCGGTGGCGTCCATGCTCTCCACCAACGTGCTCAAGGGCTTCTTCGGCATCTTCCTGTACTTCGTCTCCTACCAGATGCTGACCGGCAAGAAGCCCAACCCCTCCCGCCAGACTCCG
Protein-coding regions in this window:
- a CDS encoding alpha-hydroxy-acid oxidizing protein, encoding MADYKEIRAKARELMKGFCRVCPVCDGRACAGEVPGMGGLGTGESFKNNFEALKKVRLLMRVLHDATEPDTTCDVLGLKLSLPVLAAPIGGVSFNMGGKISEPEYVDSVLGGCKAAGTIGCTGDGVPPFIIDAAMDGIAKVGGHGIPFIKPWEGGEFGEKMDRALATGCPVVGVDVDAAGLITLRKMGRPVSPKSAKEWASVISAIQAKGVRFILKGIMTPDEAKLAADAGADAIVVSNHGGRVLDHSPGVAEVLPEVAAAAKGRIAVLADGGVRDGADVLKFLALGADAVLIGRPFSVSALGGLQEGVATFIEKVRAELSAAMVLTGCKSLADIGPRVIRTACGK
- a CDS encoding DUF554 domain-containing protein is translated as MLVPIGSLVNAGAILAGGSVGLALGARLPARVRAIVFQGLGLCTLALGAKMALVFKAPLVVFFSILLGGVIGAAMNLEDFLASLGDRLKALIKSKNEKFTAGLISAFLLYCVGSMTILGAFDEGLRGDPTIYYTKSLLDGFASIALASTYGVGVLFAAVPVFLYQYGLTLFAAQFQDLLSPAIMNELTAVGGILIMGIGINLLELKYIKLGDLLPALVVVVVLGAMFL
- a CDS encoding FadR/GntR family transcriptional regulator; translated protein: MSERSPFRAAAGPDGQDERVARRPVAEQIVRRIAALFESGELAPGDKLPPERRLAEVFGVSRGSVREAIKSLVEAGLLESRAGSGTYVVADRQDEFAASLLDSLGRSRKKLKEILQVRQILEPQIARLAAQNATPADVVQLRMLLTCQRREIATGGTGRDADSAFHATLARITGNPVLFELVEDIADILAESRSDFLQTEERRIASLAAHERILIAVEKGDPEAAQKCMEEHLRRIEQHFITGAPRAPKT
- a CDS encoding sulfite exporter TauE/SafE family protein codes for the protein MLTTFVLYIILGAVAGILAGLLGIGGGLVIVPMLTFSFTWQGIPHEHILHLALGTSMATIIFTSISSFMAHNRRGAVLWNVFWRITPGILVGSFAGASVASMLSTNVLKGFFGIFLYFVSYQMLTGKKPNPSRQTPGTPGLIAAGGGIGIISALVGIGGGTLSVPFLVWCNTAIQTAIGTAAAIGLPIALAGSLGYVVNGIGVQGLPHLSLGYIYLPAFLGIVCMSVITAPWGAKLAHTLPVATLKKVFAVLLILVGTRMLMSLF